A stretch of the Pseudomonadota bacterium genome encodes the following:
- a CDS encoding DUF1858 domain-containing protein: protein MIGKSTPIRDLLTKYPKAAEVFAGKGMGCLGCSASMFETIEEGALAHGLDPDKLVDEMNAALTE, encoded by the coding sequence ATGATTGGTAAATCAACTCCCATTCGTGATCTGTTAACAAAATATCCCAAAGCGGCTGAAGTTTTTGCCGGAAAGGGCATGGGATGTCTGGGTTGTTCGGCGTCCATGTTTGAAACTATTGAAGAAGGAGCCCTGGCTCATGGCCTGGATCCGGATAAACTGGTTGATGAAATGAACGCTGCCCTGACCGAATGA